In the Acanthopagrus latus isolate v.2019 chromosome 23, fAcaLat1.1, whole genome shotgun sequence genome, one interval contains:
- the LOC119013849 gene encoding myosin heavy chain, fast skeletal muscle-like isoform X1, which produces MSTDAEMEQYGPAAVYLRKPERERLEAQTMPFDAKTAYFVAEPAEMYLKGKLVKKEGGKATVETDCGKTITVKEEDIHPRNPPKYDKIEDMAMMTHLNEPCVLYNLKERYASWMIYTYSGLFCVVVNPYKWLPVYDTTCVQAYRGKKRIEAPPHIFSISDNGYQFMLTDRENQSVLITGESGAGKTVNTKRVIQYFATIAAIGAKKSDAQQQTSKIKGSLEDQIVAANPLLEAYGNAKTVRNDNSSRFGKFIRIHFGTTGKLASADIETYLLEKSRVTFQLSAERSYHIFYQLMTGHKPELLEALLITTNPYDYPMISQGEITVKSIDDVEEFIATDTAIDILGFNAEEKMGIYKLTGAVVHHGGMKFKQKQREEQAEPDGTEEADKIAYLLGLNSADMLKALCYPRVKVGNEMVTKGQTVPQVNNSVSALCKSIYEKMFLWMVIRINEMLDTKQARQFFIGVLDIAGFEIFDFNSLEQLCINFTNEKLQQFFNHTMFVLEQEEYKKEGIVWEFIDFGMDLAACIELIEKPMGIFSILEEECMFPKASDTTFKNKLHDQHLGKTKAFEKPKPGKGKAEAHFALVHYAGTVEYNINGWLDKNKDPLNDSVVQLYQKSSNKLLALLYAAMPGADEAAGGGGKKGGKKKGGSFQTVSALFRENLGKLMTNLRSTHPHFVRCLIPNETKTPGLMENFLVIHQLRCNGVLEGIRICRKGFPSRILYGDFKQRYKVLNASVIPEGQFIDNKKASEKLLGSIDVDHTQYKFGHTKVFFKAGLLGTLEEMRDEKLASLVTMTQALCRGYVMRKEFVKMMERREAIYSIQYNIRSFMNVKNWPWMNLYFKVKPLLKSAETEKELQQMKENYDKMKTDLATALAKKKELEEKMVSLVQEKNDLQLQVASEVDNLSDAEERCEGLIKSKIQLEAKLKETTERLEDEEEINAELTAKKRKLEDECSELKKDIDDLELTLAKVEKEKHATENKVKNLTEEMASQDEAIAKLTKEKKALQESHQQTLDDLQAEEDKVNTLTKAKTKLEQQVDDLEGSLEQEKKLRMDLERAKRKLEGDLKLAQESIMDLENDKQQSDEKIKKKDFETSQLLSKIEDEQSLGAQLQKKIKELQARIEELEEEIEAERAARAKVEKQRADLSRELEEISERLEEAGGATAAQIEMSKKREAEFQKLRRDLEESTLQHEATASALRKKQADSVAELGEQIDNLQRVKQKLEKEKSEYKMEIDDLSSNMEAVAKAKGNLEKMCRTLEDQFSELKAKNDENVRQLNDINGQKARLQTENGEFSRQLEEKEALVSQLTRGKQAFTQQIEELKRHVEEEVKAKNALAHAVQSARHDCDLLREQFEEEQEAKAELQRGMSKANSEVAQWRTKYETDAIQRTEELEESKKKLAQRLQDAEESIEAVNSKCASLEKTKQRLQGEVEDLMIDVERANALAANLDKKQRNFDKVLAEWKQKYEEGQAELEGAQKEARSLSTELFKMKNSYEEALDHLETMKRENKNLQQEISDLTEQIGETGKSIHELEKAKKTVETEKSEIQTALEEAEGTLEHEEAKILRVQLELNQIKGEVDRKLSEKDEEMEQIKRNSQRVIDSMQSTLDSEVRSRNDALRVKKKMEGDLNEMEIQLSHANRQAAESQKQLRNVQGQLKDAQLHLDDAVRGQEDMKEQVAMVERRNGLMVAEIEELRAALDQTERGRKVAEQELVDASERVGLLHSQNTSLMNTKKKLEADLIQVQGEVDDAVQESRNADEKAKKAITDAAMMAEELKKEQDTSAHLERMKKNLEVTVKDLQHRLDEAENLAMKGGKKQLQKLESRVRELESEVEAEQRRGADAVKGVRKYERRVKELTYQTEEDKKNVNRLQDLVDKLQLKVKSYKRQAEEAEEQANTHMSRLRKVQHEFEEAQERADIAESQVNKLRVKSRDAGKVCLLSK; this is translated from the exons ATGAGCACAGACGCAGAGATGGAGCAGTATGGCCCGGCGGCGGTCTACCTCCGGaagccagagagggagaggcttGAGGCACAAACCATGCCTTTTGATGCCAAAACCGCCTATTTTGTGGCTGAGCCAGCGGAGATGTACCTCAAGGGTAAACTTGTGAAGAAAGAGGGTGGAAAAGCCACGGTGGAAACCGACTGTGGAAAG ACGATCACAGTAAAAGAGGAGGACATCCATCCCAGGAACCCTCCCAAGTATGACAAAATTGAGGACATGGCCATGATGACCCACCTCAATGAGCCTTGCGTGTTGTATAACCTCAAAGAGCGTTATGCATCATGGATGATCTAC ACCTACTCTGGGTTGTTTTGCGTTGTGGTGAATCCATATAAGTGGCTTCCTGTGTATGATACTACATGTGTACAAGCATACAGAGGCAAGAAGAGGATTGAGGCTCCACCCCacatcttctccatctctgacaATGGCTATCAGTTCATGCTCACTG atCGTGAGAACCAGTCTGTCCTGATTAC TGGAGAATCCGGTGCTGGAAAGACTGTCAACACCAAGCGTGTCATCCAGTACTTTGCAACAATTGCAGCTATTGGAGCTAAGAAGTCTGACGCACAACAGCAAACGAGCAAAATTAAG GGCTCTCTTGAGGACCAGATTGTTGCAGCCAACCCTCTGTTGGAGGCTTATGGTAATGCCAAGACTGTGAGGAATGACAACTCCTCTCGTTTT GGTAAATTTATCAGGATCCACTTTGGCACTACTGGCAAGCTGGCTTCAGCTGATATTGAAACAT ATCTGCTGGAGAAGTCTCGTGTCACCTTCCAGTTGTCTGCTGAGAGGAGCTACCATATCTTCTACCAGCTGATGACTGGTCACAAGCCTGAGCTCTTGG AGGCTCTTCTGATCACCACCAACCCCTATGACTACCCAATGATCAGTCAGGGTGAAATCACTGTGAAAAGCATCGATGATGTGGAGGAGTTCATTGCAACAGat ACTGCTATTGACATCTTGGGCTTCAACGCTGAAGAAAAAATGGGCATCTACAAGCTGACTGGAGCTGTGGTTCATCATGGTGGCATGAAATTCAAGCAGAAGCAGCGTGAGGAGCAGGCTGAACCAGATGGCACTGAGG aggCTGATAAAATCGCCTACCTCCTGGGCCTGAACTCAGCTGATATGCTGAAAGCTCTGTGCTACCCAAGAGTCAAGGTCGGCAATGAGATGGTGACCAAAGGTCAGACCGTCCCACAG GTCAACAATTCTGTCAGCGCTCTGTGCAAATCCATCTAtgagaaaatgttcttgtgGATGGTCATCCGTATCAATGAGATGCTGGACACAAAGCAGGCAAGACAGTTCTTCATTGGAGTGTTGGATATCGCTGGATTTGAGATCTTTGAT TTCAACAGCTTggagcagctctgcatcaaCTTCACCaatgaaaaactgcaacagTTCTTCAACCACACAATGTTTGTCCTGGAGCAAGAGGAGTACAAGAAGGAGGGTATTGTTTGGGAGTTCATTGACTTTGGTATGGACTTGGCTGCCTGCATTGAGCTTATCGAGAAG CCAATGGGCATCTTCTCCATCCTTGAAGAGGAGTGCATGTTCCCCAAGGCCTCTGACACAACTTTCAAGAACAAGCTGCATGATCAGCATCTTGGCAAAACCAAGGCCTTTGAGAAGCCAAAGCCTGGAAAGGGCAAGGCTGAAGCTCACTTCGCCCTGGTTCACTATGCTGGCACAGTTGAATACAATATCAATGGCTGGCTGGACAAGAACAAGGACCCCCTGAACGATTCAGTTGTTCAGCTCTACCAGAAATCGTCCAATAAACTGCTGGCGTTACTATATGCAGCCATGCCTGGAGCTGATG aggctgctggtggtggcgGCAAGAAGGGAGGCAAGAAGAAGGGTGGTTCCTTCCAGACTGTGTCTGCTCTTTTCAGG GAGAACTTGGGCAAGCTGATGACCAACTTGAGGAGCACCCACCCTCACTTTGTCCGCTGTCTGATTCCCAATGAAACAAAGACCCCAG GTCTTATGGAGAACTTCTTGGTCATCCACCAGCTGAGGTGTAATGGTGTGCTGGAGGGCATCAGAATCTGCAGAAAGGGCTTCCCAAGCAGAATCCTCTACGGTGACTTCAAGCAGAG ATACAAAGTATTGAATGCCAGTGTCATCCCTGAGGGACAGTTCATTGACAACAAGAAAGCTTCAGAAAAGCTGCTGGGCTCCATTGATGTGGACCACACTCAGTACAAGTTTGGACACACAAAG GTATTCTTCAAAGCTGGTCTGCTGGGTACcctggaggagatgagagatgagaaacTGGCTTCACTGGTGACCATGACTCAGGCTCTCTGCAGAGGATATGTCATGAGGAAGGAGTTTGTTaagatgatggagaggag GGAAGCCATCTACTCAATTCAGTACAACATCCGTTCATTCATGAATGTTAAGAACTGGCCATGGATGAATCTCTACTTCAAGGTCAAGCCTCTCCTGAAGAGTGCTGAGACtgagaaggagctgcagcagatgaaggagaaCTATGATAAGATGAAAACAGACCTGGCTACTGCCCTGGCCAAGAAGAAGgaactggaggagaagatggttTCCCTGGTACAGGAGAAGAATGACCTGCAACTCCAAGTGGCTTCa GAAGTTGATAACCTCTCTGACGCTGAGGAAAGATGTGAAGGGCTCATTAAGAGCAAGATCCAACTCGAGGCCAAACTCAAAGAGACAACCGAGAGactggaggatgaagaggaaatcaATGCTGAGCTGACTGCcaagaagaggaagctggaggatgaatgCTCTGAGCTGAAGAAAGACATTGATGACTTGGAGCTCACTTTGGCTaaagtggagaaggagaaacatgCCACAGAAAACAAG GTGAAAAACCTGACAGAGGAGATGGCATCTCAAGATGAGGCTATTGCCAAGTTAACCAAGGAGAAGAAAGCCCTCCAAGAGAGCCACCAGCAAACACTTGATGATCTccaggcagaggaagacaaagtcaaCACTCTGACCAAAGCCAAGACAAAGCTGGAACAGCAAGTGGACGAT CTCGAGGGGTCACTGGAGCAAGAGAAGAAGCTCCGCATGGACCTTGAGAGAGCCAAGAGGAAGCTTGAAGGAGATCTGAAACTAGCCCAGGAATCCATAATGGATCTGGAGAATGACAAACAGCAATCTGATGAGAAAATCAAGAA GAAAGACTTTGAAACCAGCCAGCTCCTCAGCAAGATTGAGGATGAACAGTCTCTCGGTGCTCAGCTTCAGAAGAAGATCAAGGAGCTCCAG GCTCGtattgaggagctggaggaagagattGAGGCTGAGAGGGCTGCTCGGGCTAAGGTTGAGAAGCAGAGGGCTGATCTCTCCAGGGAGCTTGAGGAGATCAGTGAGAGGCTCGAGGAGGCTGGTGGAGCAACAGCTGCTCAGATTGAGATGAGCAAGAAGCGTGAAGCTGAGTTCCAGAAATTGCGCCGGGATCTTGAAGAGTCAACCCTGCAGCATGAAGCAACCGCATCAGCTCTCCGCAAGAAGCAGGCAGACAGTGTTGCAGAGCTGGGAGAGCAGATCGACAACCTCCAGCGTGTcaagcagaagctggagaaggagaagagcgAGTACAAGATGGAGATTGATGACCTCTCCAGCAACATGGAGGCTGTTGCTAAAGCTAAG GGTAACttggaaaaaatgtgcagaactCTTGAGGACCAGTTCAGTGAGCTCAAAGCCAAAAATGATGAGAATGTTCGCCAGCTGAACGACATTAATGGACAGAAGGCgagactgcagacagagaatg GTGAGTTCTCCCGTCAGCTTGAAGAGAAGGAAGCTCTTGTTTCCCAGCTGACCAGAGGAAAACAGGCCTTCACTCAACAGATTGAGGAGCTGAAGAGACACGTTGAGGAGGAAGTCAAG GCCAAGAATGCCCTGGCCCATGCAGTTCAGTCAGCCCGCCATGACTGTGATCTGCTCAGAGAGCAGtttgaggaggagcaggaggccaaAGCTGAGCTACAGAGAGGAATGTCCAAGGCCAACAGTGAGGTGGCTCAATGGAGAACCAAATATGAGACTGATGCTATCCAGCGcactgaggagctggaggagtcCAA GAAAAAGCTTGCCCAGCGCTTGCAGGATGCTGAGGAATCCATTGAGGCTGTGAACTCCAAGTGCGCCTCCTTGGAGAAGACCAAGCAGAGGCTGCAGGGTGAGGTGGAGGACCTCATGATTGACGTTGAGAGAGCCAATGCTCTGGCTGCCAACCTTGACAAGAAGCAGAGGAACTTTGATAAG GTCCTTGCAGAATGGAAACAGAAGTATGAGGAGGgccaggcagagctggagggagcTCAGAAGGAGGCTCGTTCTCTCAGCACTGAACTGTTCAAGATGAAGAACTCTTATGAGGAGGCTCTGGATCATCTGGAGAccatgaagagagagaacaagaacCTGCAGC AGGAGATCTCAGACCTGACTGAACAGATTGGTGAGACTGGTAAGAGTATCCATGAGTTGGAGAAAGCCAAGAAGACTGTAGAGACTGAGAAGTCTGAAATTCAAACAGCACTGGAGGAAGCTGAG GGCACACTGGAACATGAGGAGGCCAAAATTCTCCGTGTCCAGCTTGAGCTCAACCAGATCAAAGGTGAAGTTGACAGGAAGCTGTCAGAGAAggatgaggagatggagcagatcAAGAGGAACAGCCAGAGAGTGATTGACTCCATGCAGAGCACTCTTGATTCTGAGGTCAGGAGCAGGAATGATGCCCTGAGAGtcaagaagaagatggagggagacctGAATGAGATGGAGATTCAGCTGAGCCATGCCAACAGGCAGGCTGCTGAGTCTCAGAAACAACTGAGGAATGTCCAGGGACAACTCAAG GATGCCCAACTGCACCTTGATGATGCTGTGAGAGGACAGGAAGACATGAAGGAGCAGGTTGCCATGGTGGAGCGCAGAAATGGCCTGATGGTGGCTGAGATCGAGGAGCTGAGAGCCGCTCTggaccagacagagagaggacgcAAAGTGGCTGAACAGGAGCTGGTTGATGCTAGTGAGCGTGTTGGACTGCTTCactctcag AATACCAGTCTTATGAACAccaagaagaagctggaggctGACCTCATCCAGGTTCAAGGTGAAGTGGATGATGCTGTTCAGGAATCAAGAAATGCTGACGAGAAAGCCAAGAAGGCTATTACTGAT GCTGCCATGATggctgaggagctgaagaaggagcaggacaCCAGTGCTCacctggagaggatgaagaagaaccTGGAGGTCACAGTCAAGGACCTCCAGCACCGTCTGGATGAGGCTGAGAACCTCGCCATGAAGGGTGGCAAGAAGCAGCTCCAGAAACTGGAGTCCAGG
- the LOC119013849 gene encoding myosin heavy chain, fast skeletal muscle-like isoform X2, producing the protein MSTDAEMEQYGPAAVYLRKPERERLEAQTMPFDAKTAYFVAEPAEMYLKGKLVKKEGGKATVETDCGKTITVKEEDIHPRNPPKYDKIEDMAMMTHLNEPCVLYNLKERYASWMIYTYSGLFCVVVNPYKWLPVYDTTCVQAYRGKKRIEAPPHIFSISDNGYQFMLTDRENQSVLITGESGAGKTVNTKRVIQYFATIAAIGAKKSDAQQQTSKIKGSLEDQIVAANPLLEAYGNAKTVRNDNSSRFGKFIRIHFGTTGKLASADIETYLLEKSRVTFQLSAERSYHIFYQLMTGHKPELLEALLITTNPYDYPMISQGEITVKSIDDVEEFIATDTAIDILGFNAEEKMGIYKLTGAVVHHGGMKFKQKQREEQAEPDGTEEADKIAYLLGLNSADMLKALCYPRVKVGNEMVTKGQTVPQVNNSVSALCKSIYEKMFLWMVIRINEMLDTKQARQFFIGVLDIAGFEIFDFNSLEQLCINFTNEKLQQFFNHTMFVLEQEEYKKEGIVWEFIDFGMDLAACIELIEKPMGIFSILEEECMFPKASDTTFKNKLHDQHLGKTKAFEKPKPGKGKAEAHFALVHYAGTVEYNINGWLDKNKDPLNDSVVQLYQKSSNKLLALLYAAMPGADEAAGGGGKKGGKKKGGSFQTVSALFRENLGKLMTNLRSTHPHFVRCLIPNETKTPGLMENFLVIHQLRCNGVLEGIRICRKGFPSRILYGDFKQRYKVLNASVIPEGQFIDNKKASEKLLGSIDVDHTQYKFGHTKVFFKAGLLGTLEEMRDEKLASLVTMTQALCRGYVMRKEFVKMMERREAIYSIQYNIRSFMNVKNWPWMNLYFKVKPLLKSAETEKELQQMKENYDKMKTDLATALAKKKELEEKMVSLVQEKNDLQLQVASEVDNLSDAEERCEGLIKSKIQLEAKLKETTERLEDEEEINAELTAKKRKLEDECSELKKDIDDLELTLAKVEKEKHATENKVKNLTEEMASQDEAIAKLTKEKKALQESHQQTLDDLQAEEDKVNTLTKAKTKLEQQVDDLEGSLEQEKKLRMDLERAKRKLEGDLKLAQESIMDLENDKQQSDEKIKKKDFETSQLLSKIEDEQSLGAQLQKKIKELQARIEELEEEIEAERAARAKVEKQRADLSRELEEISERLEEAGGATAAQIEMSKKREAEFQKLRRDLEESTLQHEATASALRKKQADSVAELGEQIDNLQRVKQKLEKEKSEYKMEIDDLSSNMEAVAKAKGNLEKMCRTLEDQFSELKAKNDENVRQLNDINGQKARLQTENGEFSRQLEEKEALVSQLTRGKQAFTQQIEELKRHVEEEVKAKNALAHAVQSARHDCDLLREQFEEEQEAKAELQRGMSKANSEVAQWRTKYETDAIQRTEELEESKKKLAQRLQDAEESIEAVNSKCASLEKTKQRLQGEVEDLMIDVERANALAANLDKKQRNFDKVLAEWKQKYEEGQAELEGAQKEARSLSTELFKMKNSYEEALDHLETMKRENKNLQQEISDLTEQIGETGKSIHELEKAKKTVETEKSEIQTALEEAEGTLEHEEAKILRVQLELNQIKGEVDRKLSEKDEEMEQIKRNSQRVIDSMQSTLDSEVRSRNDALRVKKKMEGDLNEMEIQLSHANRQAAESQKQLRNVQGQLKDAQLHLDDAVRGQEDMKEQVAMVERRNGLMVAEIEELRAALDQTERGRKVAEQELVDASERVGLLHSQNTSLMNTKKKLEADLIQVQGEVDDAVQESRNADEKAKKAITDAAMMAEELKKEQDTSAHLERMKKNLEVTVKDLQHRLDEAENLAMKGGKKQLQKLESRVRELESEVEAEQRRGADAVKGVRKYERRVKELTYQTEEDKKNVNRLQDLVDKLQLKVKSYKRQAEEAEEQANTHMSRLRKVQHEFEEAQERADIAESQVNKLRVKSRDAGKSDSAE; encoded by the exons ATGAGCACAGACGCAGAGATGGAGCAGTATGGCCCGGCGGCGGTCTACCTCCGGaagccagagagggagaggcttGAGGCACAAACCATGCCTTTTGATGCCAAAACCGCCTATTTTGTGGCTGAGCCAGCGGAGATGTACCTCAAGGGTAAACTTGTGAAGAAAGAGGGTGGAAAAGCCACGGTGGAAACCGACTGTGGAAAG ACGATCACAGTAAAAGAGGAGGACATCCATCCCAGGAACCCTCCCAAGTATGACAAAATTGAGGACATGGCCATGATGACCCACCTCAATGAGCCTTGCGTGTTGTATAACCTCAAAGAGCGTTATGCATCATGGATGATCTAC ACCTACTCTGGGTTGTTTTGCGTTGTGGTGAATCCATATAAGTGGCTTCCTGTGTATGATACTACATGTGTACAAGCATACAGAGGCAAGAAGAGGATTGAGGCTCCACCCCacatcttctccatctctgacaATGGCTATCAGTTCATGCTCACTG atCGTGAGAACCAGTCTGTCCTGATTAC TGGAGAATCCGGTGCTGGAAAGACTGTCAACACCAAGCGTGTCATCCAGTACTTTGCAACAATTGCAGCTATTGGAGCTAAGAAGTCTGACGCACAACAGCAAACGAGCAAAATTAAG GGCTCTCTTGAGGACCAGATTGTTGCAGCCAACCCTCTGTTGGAGGCTTATGGTAATGCCAAGACTGTGAGGAATGACAACTCCTCTCGTTTT GGTAAATTTATCAGGATCCACTTTGGCACTACTGGCAAGCTGGCTTCAGCTGATATTGAAACAT ATCTGCTGGAGAAGTCTCGTGTCACCTTCCAGTTGTCTGCTGAGAGGAGCTACCATATCTTCTACCAGCTGATGACTGGTCACAAGCCTGAGCTCTTGG AGGCTCTTCTGATCACCACCAACCCCTATGACTACCCAATGATCAGTCAGGGTGAAATCACTGTGAAAAGCATCGATGATGTGGAGGAGTTCATTGCAACAGat ACTGCTATTGACATCTTGGGCTTCAACGCTGAAGAAAAAATGGGCATCTACAAGCTGACTGGAGCTGTGGTTCATCATGGTGGCATGAAATTCAAGCAGAAGCAGCGTGAGGAGCAGGCTGAACCAGATGGCACTGAGG aggCTGATAAAATCGCCTACCTCCTGGGCCTGAACTCAGCTGATATGCTGAAAGCTCTGTGCTACCCAAGAGTCAAGGTCGGCAATGAGATGGTGACCAAAGGTCAGACCGTCCCACAG GTCAACAATTCTGTCAGCGCTCTGTGCAAATCCATCTAtgagaaaatgttcttgtgGATGGTCATCCGTATCAATGAGATGCTGGACACAAAGCAGGCAAGACAGTTCTTCATTGGAGTGTTGGATATCGCTGGATTTGAGATCTTTGAT TTCAACAGCTTggagcagctctgcatcaaCTTCACCaatgaaaaactgcaacagTTCTTCAACCACACAATGTTTGTCCTGGAGCAAGAGGAGTACAAGAAGGAGGGTATTGTTTGGGAGTTCATTGACTTTGGTATGGACTTGGCTGCCTGCATTGAGCTTATCGAGAAG CCAATGGGCATCTTCTCCATCCTTGAAGAGGAGTGCATGTTCCCCAAGGCCTCTGACACAACTTTCAAGAACAAGCTGCATGATCAGCATCTTGGCAAAACCAAGGCCTTTGAGAAGCCAAAGCCTGGAAAGGGCAAGGCTGAAGCTCACTTCGCCCTGGTTCACTATGCTGGCACAGTTGAATACAATATCAATGGCTGGCTGGACAAGAACAAGGACCCCCTGAACGATTCAGTTGTTCAGCTCTACCAGAAATCGTCCAATAAACTGCTGGCGTTACTATATGCAGCCATGCCTGGAGCTGATG aggctgctggtggtggcgGCAAGAAGGGAGGCAAGAAGAAGGGTGGTTCCTTCCAGACTGTGTCTGCTCTTTTCAGG GAGAACTTGGGCAAGCTGATGACCAACTTGAGGAGCACCCACCCTCACTTTGTCCGCTGTCTGATTCCCAATGAAACAAAGACCCCAG GTCTTATGGAGAACTTCTTGGTCATCCACCAGCTGAGGTGTAATGGTGTGCTGGAGGGCATCAGAATCTGCAGAAAGGGCTTCCCAAGCAGAATCCTCTACGGTGACTTCAAGCAGAG ATACAAAGTATTGAATGCCAGTGTCATCCCTGAGGGACAGTTCATTGACAACAAGAAAGCTTCAGAAAAGCTGCTGGGCTCCATTGATGTGGACCACACTCAGTACAAGTTTGGACACACAAAG GTATTCTTCAAAGCTGGTCTGCTGGGTACcctggaggagatgagagatgagaaacTGGCTTCACTGGTGACCATGACTCAGGCTCTCTGCAGAGGATATGTCATGAGGAAGGAGTTTGTTaagatgatggagaggag GGAAGCCATCTACTCAATTCAGTACAACATCCGTTCATTCATGAATGTTAAGAACTGGCCATGGATGAATCTCTACTTCAAGGTCAAGCCTCTCCTGAAGAGTGCTGAGACtgagaaggagctgcagcagatgaaggagaaCTATGATAAGATGAAAACAGACCTGGCTACTGCCCTGGCCAAGAAGAAGgaactggaggagaagatggttTCCCTGGTACAGGAGAAGAATGACCTGCAACTCCAAGTGGCTTCa GAAGTTGATAACCTCTCTGACGCTGAGGAAAGATGTGAAGGGCTCATTAAGAGCAAGATCCAACTCGAGGCCAAACTCAAAGAGACAACCGAGAGactggaggatgaagaggaaatcaATGCTGAGCTGACTGCcaagaagaggaagctggaggatgaatgCTCTGAGCTGAAGAAAGACATTGATGACTTGGAGCTCACTTTGGCTaaagtggagaaggagaaacatgCCACAGAAAACAAG GTGAAAAACCTGACAGAGGAGATGGCATCTCAAGATGAGGCTATTGCCAAGTTAACCAAGGAGAAGAAAGCCCTCCAAGAGAGCCACCAGCAAACACTTGATGATCTccaggcagaggaagacaaagtcaaCACTCTGACCAAAGCCAAGACAAAGCTGGAACAGCAAGTGGACGAT CTCGAGGGGTCACTGGAGCAAGAGAAGAAGCTCCGCATGGACCTTGAGAGAGCCAAGAGGAAGCTTGAAGGAGATCTGAAACTAGCCCAGGAATCCATAATGGATCTGGAGAATGACAAACAGCAATCTGATGAGAAAATCAAGAA GAAAGACTTTGAAACCAGCCAGCTCCTCAGCAAGATTGAGGATGAACAGTCTCTCGGTGCTCAGCTTCAGAAGAAGATCAAGGAGCTCCAG GCTCGtattgaggagctggaggaagagattGAGGCTGAGAGGGCTGCTCGGGCTAAGGTTGAGAAGCAGAGGGCTGATCTCTCCAGGGAGCTTGAGGAGATCAGTGAGAGGCTCGAGGAGGCTGGTGGAGCAACAGCTGCTCAGATTGAGATGAGCAAGAAGCGTGAAGCTGAGTTCCAGAAATTGCGCCGGGATCTTGAAGAGTCAACCCTGCAGCATGAAGCAACCGCATCAGCTCTCCGCAAGAAGCAGGCAGACAGTGTTGCAGAGCTGGGAGAGCAGATCGACAACCTCCAGCGTGTcaagcagaagctggagaaggagaagagcgAGTACAAGATGGAGATTGATGACCTCTCCAGCAACATGGAGGCTGTTGCTAAAGCTAAG GGTAACttggaaaaaatgtgcagaactCTTGAGGACCAGTTCAGTGAGCTCAAAGCCAAAAATGATGAGAATGTTCGCCAGCTGAACGACATTAATGGACAGAAGGCgagactgcagacagagaatg GTGAGTTCTCCCGTCAGCTTGAAGAGAAGGAAGCTCTTGTTTCCCAGCTGACCAGAGGAAAACAGGCCTTCACTCAACAGATTGAGGAGCTGAAGAGACACGTTGAGGAGGAAGTCAAG GCCAAGAATGCCCTGGCCCATGCAGTTCAGTCAGCCCGCCATGACTGTGATCTGCTCAGAGAGCAGtttgaggaggagcaggaggccaaAGCTGAGCTACAGAGAGGAATGTCCAAGGCCAACAGTGAGGTGGCTCAATGGAGAACCAAATATGAGACTGATGCTATCCAGCGcactgaggagctggaggagtcCAA GAAAAAGCTTGCCCAGCGCTTGCAGGATGCTGAGGAATCCATTGAGGCTGTGAACTCCAAGTGCGCCTCCTTGGAGAAGACCAAGCAGAGGCTGCAGGGTGAGGTGGAGGACCTCATGATTGACGTTGAGAGAGCCAATGCTCTGGCTGCCAACCTTGACAAGAAGCAGAGGAACTTTGATAAG GTCCTTGCAGAATGGAAACAGAAGTATGAGGAGGgccaggcagagctggagggagcTCAGAAGGAGGCTCGTTCTCTCAGCACTGAACTGTTCAAGATGAAGAACTCTTATGAGGAGGCTCTGGATCATCTGGAGAccatgaagagagagaacaagaacCTGCAGC AGGAGATCTCAGACCTGACTGAACAGATTGGTGAGACTGGTAAGAGTATCCATGAGTTGGAGAAAGCCAAGAAGACTGTAGAGACTGAGAAGTCTGAAATTCAAACAGCACTGGAGGAAGCTGAG GGCACACTGGAACATGAGGAGGCCAAAATTCTCCGTGTCCAGCTTGAGCTCAACCAGATCAAAGGTGAAGTTGACAGGAAGCTGTCAGAGAAggatgaggagatggagcagatcAAGAGGAACAGCCAGAGAGTGATTGACTCCATGCAGAGCACTCTTGATTCTGAGGTCAGGAGCAGGAATGATGCCCTGAGAGtcaagaagaagatggagggagacctGAATGAGATGGAGATTCAGCTGAGCCATGCCAACAGGCAGGCTGCTGAGTCTCAGAAACAACTGAGGAATGTCCAGGGACAACTCAAG GATGCCCAACTGCACCTTGATGATGCTGTGAGAGGACAGGAAGACATGAAGGAGCAGGTTGCCATGGTGGAGCGCAGAAATGGCCTGATGGTGGCTGAGATCGAGGAGCTGAGAGCCGCTCTggaccagacagagagaggacgcAAAGTGGCTGAACAGGAGCTGGTTGATGCTAGTGAGCGTGTTGGACTGCTTCactctcag AATACCAGTCTTATGAACAccaagaagaagctggaggctGACCTCATCCAGGTTCAAGGTGAAGTGGATGATGCTGTTCAGGAATCAAGAAATGCTGACGAGAAAGCCAAGAAGGCTATTACTGAT GCTGCCATGATggctgaggagctgaagaaggagcaggacaCCAGTGCTCacctggagaggatgaagaagaaccTGGAGGTCACAGTCAAGGACCTCCAGCACCGTCTGGATGAGGCTGAGAACCTCGCCATGAAGGGTGGCAAGAAGCAGCTCCAGAAACTGGAGTCCAGG